One Panulirus ornatus isolate Po-2019 chromosome 16, ASM3632096v1, whole genome shotgun sequence genomic window carries:
- the LOC139754200 gene encoding uncharacterized protein isoform X1 has translation MEGRQVACSLCNKAFLKNSNLKRHMLTHMGDKSHKSSPYQKSFTQYCNLKGGMKVLTDEKKYECLLCQKTFSQKSNLSLHMTIHTGEKPHECPHCQKTFSRRGTLVEHMIIHTGEKPYECSQCQKAFSQRSTLMQHMNVHTGEKPHKCSQCQKTFSKRSNLVQHMTVHTGEKPHVCSHCQKSFSQRSHLVQHMTIHTGEKAHECSQCKKTFSLRSTLLQHMTIHTGEKQFECSECLKTFSQRGHLMRHMRIHTGEKPHECSECQKSFSLRSTLVQHMTVHTGEKQYECLQCEKAFPRRSHLVQHMTVHTGEKSHECSQCKKSFSQKSTLVQHMTIHTGEKQYECSQCCKTFSRRNHLVRHMTVHKGEKLHECSQCQKSFTRRTGLVQHMKLHKEEKPLINVSSGKGFFHKAGKSCHTCCHSKCQCDKQTCEDQITSHSKIEKSGSPWGVKQEVDNGTEFIICNTDNCKVKQEIDKVRESIIYKVDNWEVKKEDDNGTESIICKNENWGVKQEVDNGTESTMYKTRSCPEVGTIVPELFVKVEMDDSDIDKEDLENYDANLQTENRILPSTSNSP, from the coding sequence ATGGAGGGCAGACAAGTGGCATGTTCACTGTGTAACAAAGCATTTTTAAAGAATTCAAACTTGAAAAGGCATATGCTCACACACATGGGTGATAAATCTCACAAGAGTTCTCCATATCAGAAAAGCTTTACCCAGTATTGTAACCTTAAAGGGGGTATGAAAGTTCTTACagatgaaaagaaatatgaatgtttACTCTGTCAGAAGACCTTCTCCCAGAAGAGTAATTTATCGCTgcacatgactattcatacaggagaaaagccacaTGAATGTCCTCATTGCCAAAAGACTTTTTCTCGTCGGGGTACTTTAGTAGAGCATATgattattcatacaggagagaagccatatgaatgttctcaGTGCCAAAAGGCCTTCTCTCAGAGGAGTACTTTAATGcagcacatgaatgttcatacaggagagaagccacataaatgttcacagtgccaaaagaccttctccaagAGGAGcaatttagtgcagcacatgactgttcatactggagagaagccacatgTTTGTTCACACTGCCAAAAGTCTTTCTCCCAGAGGAGtcatttagtgcagcacatgaccattcacacaggagagaaggcaCACGAATGTTCACAATGCAAAAAGACTTTCTCCTTGCGAAGTACTTTATTGCagcacatgactattcatacaggagagaagcaatTTGAATGTTCAGAATGCCTAAAAACCTTTTCCCAGAGAGGTCATTTAATGCGACACATGagaattcatacaggagagaagccacatgaatgcTCAGAGTGCCAGAAGAGTTTCTCTTTGAGGAGTACTTTAGTACAgcatatgactgttcatacaggagagaagcagtACGAGTGTTTACAGTGTGAAAAGGCTTTCCCACGGAGGAGTCATTTAGTGCAgcatatgactgttcatacaggagagaagtcgcatgaatgttcacagtgcaaAAAGAGTTTCTCCCAGAAGAGCACCTTAGTGCAGCAtatgactattcatacaggagagaagcaatatgaatgttcacagtgctgTAAGACCTTCTCCCGGAGGAATCATTTAGTaaggcacatgactgttcataaaggagaaaaactgcatgaatgttcacaatgccaGAAGTCCTTCACCAGGAGGACTggtttagtgcagcacatgaaacTTCACAAGGAAGAGAAACCTCTCATTAATGTCTCCTCTGGTAAGGGCTTTTTCCACAAGGCTGGTAAGTCATGCCACACTTGTTGCCACAGTAAGTGTCAGTGCGACAAGCAAACATGTGAGGACCAGATAACCTCTCACTCAAAGATAGAAAAGTCAGGTAGTCCTTGGGGAGTGAAACAAGAAGTTGATAATGGTACAGAATTTATCATTTGCAACACGGATAATTGTAAAGTGAAACAAGAAATCGATAAAGTTAGAGAATCTATCATATACAAGGTGGATAACTGGGAAGTGAAAAAGGAAGATGATAATGGTACAGAGTCTATCATATGCAAGAATGAAAATTGGGGAGTGAAACAGGAAGTTGATAATGGTACAGAATCTACCATGTACAAGACAAGAAGTTGTCCAGAAGTGGGCACAATTGTTCCTGAGTTGTTCGTAAAGGTCGAGATGGATGACAGTGACATTGATAAGGAAGATTTAGAGAATTATGATGCTAATCTTCAAACTGAAAATAGAATTCTTCCTTCCACTAGCAATAGTCCATAA